The genomic stretch CTTAATTTAAGTTCAGAGCTACCCCCTAACTTCCTTCTAATCGGTGGAGGGGGGAATATGTTTCtatgttaataattaatttgttCTAGCTTGCAAATCAGGGCGAAACTTACAGACCTCTACGGCGTCTttgagaaaatgctttgtttGCTGAAAAATGTTGCTAGCATAATATAAATTTGACAACAGAATTGcatatattgtattgtattgtattttatttttactccatGCTATAGATAATACATTAGCTGTACATTACCAATTAATACAAAGTTGCTTAAACTACGTGTACATAATAGTcataataaaagaagaaaattagaaTGGAGAAGGGCACATTATAGAATTGCATATATCACAATTTTCTGTCCACTACTTACGGTATTTCAGCCCTCATATAATACAATTTCACGAGCGGATTTCTCCAAAACACTAATCAAACAACATTACAAGAGAACACCCGTAGTGTAGTGGCTAAACTGACCTTCCCCATGTCCTCTGGGTCGTCATCACAGGAAAAGTTTCGGATACAAACGGCATTCACCCAAGTTCTCGAAACTTCTTTATCGAAAAATACCACGTGGTACATCTCCTGAAATCAGATAATTCACAATTATTAGATGACGTCTTCAAAATACACTGTATCCGGAttatttagaaaatctcaaaAACGTTGCCTGATAGCTGTTTTATTATATATCTTTATTAAAGGAAATAATGACGTAGTACTGTCACAAGGAACAGAGTTTAATATCttccaaaacaaattaaagagtAGAAATAATATAACTTGACATGGCTGTTGGAAATCATGCACTTAACTCAACCTAGAGATCATTCACTTATTcgcgacaaaattttgttgtttgtaagttgcgctgatttccaaaattaagtGTGGGCTCTTAACCAGTGAGAAGGCGGATTGTGAGTACAATGTCAGTAGAATTATGATGGATGATAATAATGTATTTTAGGTGAATGCTATTCAATTCAGTAAGGGCTCTTCTATATCTACTGAGTTAGGGTAACAGATATTGCTTGCTATTAATTCCCGACGTTTGGCATTTACCGGTGTGACATTGTCTTCACCAGTTTCACAGTAGTAACCATAATCAGGGTCGTCCTCCATCATTGCTGGCCACCTGGCAATGAAAGAGAATTTCAATCACTGTTATATTGAGACTGTTATTGCCACCCTTAATTTAAATTTGCAATCACAACAGAAATCTCCCACAGACAAATGCTTAGGAATTACCAagtaaattttttgttttacctgtTTCTAAGTACGGGTGAAGATCAGTTCAGGTTTGCTGACAACTTATTGGTTATTACAGACTTGCTCTTCTTCCAACAGCAGTCTAATCAGAAGGGTTTGAAAACGCCCCACTTACCCAAAAGCGTTCGTTTTGTTCCCGTTTCCGCAAACGCCGACTATACATAATGTAACTCATAGCATATACATAATGGAATACGTAATCCCTTTTATATGTCTACCTATGATGAATATAGTGTTCAATTGTATTTGAGTGGCCGCTTACGATAATAGATTGTAGTGAGGGACCAATTGTAAATTAAGGCCACTCTTAGTAATCCCAGGGAGGTCTCACTTTGTTAAAAGCACGGTGAGTATGAGGGAGGAGAAATCTCAGTGTTTTGCAAAACTTGTCCCTGTTTCATTAAGTAAACATCCTCTGGATTGTCTGTAAGTATAAATTTGTCTGAAGACTGAGTGCCCTGACTGATGAACGTAACGAGACGTTTTTATGGGTTTTTCATTGAGCCACAAAGtatttgtcttttttcattGACTAGATTTCTTTGaatgcaaaaacaaacaagtttgATCCTACACAAAAGCCTTCTTCTGTCCTATTTGATTTTTGAAGTAGTTGCCAAAATCTGTACGTAAAAAGTCTGAATTGTTAATTTAAGACGGTGCCTTTCTGAATAGTGTATTACGAGAAAAAGGAGAGCAGTATTACCAGGGATAACCAACCATCTTGGCCCACACGATTGCACCACTCGGGTAAGGTGTGTACATCACGTCCAAGTTGCCTTCTTGGCTGTCGAATGTTTCTTCCGATGCACTACACTCATTATATTTTTCATCTAAAGGGAAGAAATTGAGACCACGCGGTTGCTTTTTAGATTTAGAACAGACCCTATATTCTAAACAATTGTTCTTAAGGTGAGGCAGAGGGAAACAGAGGATTTAGAACAGTCATCAGATGTGTTGTTATAACTCCCAAATCCAAATTAAACCAAATAAGAGATTCTTTTTTTTCGCCGTGACTGCCAAAAAATTATGTCATTTACACGACTAAGTGCATAGATTTTTCACAACTTTAGTGTACATGACCTGATCACATGTAAGTGAGTTTTGTTTGCTCTAGGGAGTTATGCTCTATGGTATAGCACGTGAAACTCTCGCCCAATCAGAAAACAAGTTTGAATTAATTTTAACAATCATAGTTGACCAGCAGACTATCAAGAAAAGTCGGAGAGGCCTTCCCTCTAAGAGAAAATAATTATGCCAGGAAATAGTTCATCGACAGAAGGTTTGAAGCAAGTTTAATAGTCAAACAAGAAGTACTTTCAAAAAATAAGCAAGCCAAGAGTGACCTACTTTCGTTCATCGCACACACCCATCTTTCGGGCAGCTCGTTTGGGTCAACATTGCTCTGAAGAAATCTCCATTTACCACAACTTGGAATGCTGCACTGAGCCCAAGTTCCCTGTTTGTCTGTACCCTGGAGGTCAGTAAGGAGTTCAGAGTTCTGtaatattaacaaaaaaatattacgAAAAGTCTTATTTCTAAGGCTTATCTTAATTGAGTTAAGCATTGTTATCAAGTTCCTTTCCACATTTTCCCTACCTCACTGGATTCAAAGCCATTATCGCAAGCAAACTGTAACCAAACCAAGCAGTCTCTATTGGTTATTCACGTTTTGTAAAGATTTCACAATATCCTGCATTCGCATAGCTCCCTTCACCCTTCCATTCTAataatttttcaacaaaagtaatGATATTCCGGTTTCGATATACAGGTTGAACAACATAAACCAAACCTACCTCTTTCAGTGTAATGGTATTTTGTCCTTGGTCAGTCCCTTTTCGTTTTCTGACCTTTCTGGGCTTTGCTAACTTTCTCTTTTGCTTTGCTTGGCTTCCTGTATTTGATAGTTGAGAATCATCTTGACTCTAAAGGTttacaggaaaataaaatttaaaaagaaaccaatcaatttccatattttactTTCTATAGTTTTCAACTTTGCCACGCTTTTCATAGACTATGATGATATAATTAGAGTTTTTACCTGACTCACCACAGGGTCATCCTGACTGTCATTACAGCTAGTTGGAACACACTGCATATCCTCATTGTCGCATCTAGGCTCCCTTACTGCAAAGGAGCCAAAATTGAATTTACAGAGGAGAATGCTCTTAATCAATAGTTGTCTTGTTATGTTGATGGTTACAGATAGTCCAGTTTTTAAGGCAAGgtcaggataaaaaaaaaaaacagtacaatACTGCAATAATACACGAACATTACAGGAATTGCAGAGTGAGCCTTGTCTTTTTCATGCAAAATTAGTTTTCTTGAAATTAACACACTGGTAATTTAAAGGAGTGAATAGACCAAGGCAACAGGGAAAAAACTGAAGCTAGATTGCACTAACAAACATTTCTACAGCTGTTAGAAAATAAAACCCAATGAATTATTGAAGAGGAAAGAGTTAAAATGACTGAATGGtaactgaataaaattaataaaaaaatgaatcagGATGATTGAATGGCCAAATGGATGAGGAAAGGACagaaggaaggaagaaagaagaaaattgcaggaaaaaaaaaaacaatcaaaaaagATCTCAATAACAAAATGATGAACAACCTAATAAGCACACACAAACAAAtcactcaatttttttcaatctgaGTAAACTATAAGCATGAAATTGTCTGTTATTATCGCATATGTCTTTTATTTCCCTTCTTTTCCCCTTTTCCACATGAACCTAAAAAATAGGAGATGTCTGCACATAGTCAAAAATATAAGAACAGATAATTGAACAATAAAACATATTAATTACACCTTTTGCAATCTCTACTTGCTCTGTATCACTCTCTTGCATGTTTTGTAAGGATTCTGACAACTCAGGATAGAGATCTGGCACTGGTACATTCAGTTCCTCACTGTACTCAGTATCCCACACTGGCTCTTGTGTACTGGTTGCCAAGGCCTTGGAGAAAAGAAGCTCTGTAGAACTGTTCTATCAtatgaaatgtaaaaaagatgtacaaaaattagaaaattcAGTTAAGTTAATATTGACAATAACTGATTTTTCACTGTGTACTGTAAGGCCAATTTATGATAAGGCCAAATTCACAAGTAGGCAAAATGAAGTGAAacatgcattctgattggctacccacCTTAGCCGCACGGCAGTGTTGATCacacaagaaaaaagttttttttggctaaataaCAAATCCTTTAATAACGAAGCAAGGTGGTTGTGTATTGACCTTGATCCTTTGTGTGTCTTTAttggccaaaaagaaaaaaaatatttggctaATAAAATGCCATCATGACttcaagcttggtcaataatgcATATGTACAACTGTTTCacaaaacaaacaggaaaaatattCACAAGGCCTCTGAAGAACTGCTTTCCTGCCAAAAATGGTCCAAATATTCATGTAGCATATTTAGTTAAATTGTAACAATAACCAATTACAATTAAgttatatattaatatattcaaTACCACCTAACACTAACTTAATgctgtaacaaaaaaataaaaacaaattcatgGAACTAATACTCAGTAACATAATGTTGTCCACCTTCTACGTATTCCCTCATGTGAAACCCTTTTATTGGATGGCTTTAGAAAGAAAGCCATGTTTAACAATCTTTCCTTACCTTGCAGACCTTGAAAACTTTGCTTTTTGATTTACTCTTCGATTTCAAGATCTCTTCTTTGGCTTTGGAACCTTTGTTTGTacgttttactgaaaaaaaaaaggcagccAAAATGTGGATAAAAACACTTAATGCATGAAACCTGCACCAGAAAACACAAATAGGCCTAATAGAAGTTTTAAACAGTCGATACTTGGTGCTGCTTGACAATAAGGTTAATGAGGCAGTTGATCACATTTGTAGGGGCTATGagaaatttcaaatattgcaaTAATAAAAGAGCCTCAAGACCTATGAACTGAAGCCATATGAGCcagttaaaaatgaaaaaaatacttGTAAACAACTCTTAAGTTAAACTAGAATAAAGCGTTGATCGATGGCTAGTCTTTCGTTATAAAGATAAACTCAGTCTGAACTACTTGCAGAAACATTAGAGAAGCCGTTAAAAATGTTTCGAGAGGATATCTTTGTTTTCTAGAAAATCAGTACACCGTTGGTTTCGCGTAAATAAATAACACGAATTTTCAATCGGCATATTCTCAAAGCAAATGTTTAATGGCGAGTTGCATTCGCATTGTAAATTGCGTAAGGTTATAATATGAATGTAGCAACAAGTGAGAGTCAACGTACTAACACTGTTGAAACACTGCTAAGTTGTACTGGTTTCCAGAGAATTCAGCCCCAAGGATAAATGAATAGAGCGTAGGCTTATGCAAAGCAGAAATCTCGTAGAAAAAGCTATAAGTCGCTTGACGCCGGCGCCGAAACTGCATTTGatgaaaatcctgaattttttATGACTTTTGACAGCTGAACATGAGGACAACtacaagaaatgtttttaataattaaaatctATCTTTTTAAGATATAATTTGAACAGAAATTCGCGTCTCTCACCTTTTGAGCTCTTGTTAAACGCCGAAGTCTCGCAAAATGATGGAGAGGTGGCCgccatttctcatttctttatcaaagtttcccgccaaaaactGCATGACAACCGCGTTTCCTGTCACGTGTCACCTGGTACtacagttttactttttttcactttcgcaacttttccttcattttcatttttctaaataTTATAAAATTCGTTTAAAGGTGGGAGGAAAAAAGGGCCTCTTCATTTGGTTTTCGTTTCAAATgcttattagaaaaaaattacgTCACAGACAAGTAACAGCTCGCGCAACTAGTCTGTTCGCGTGAAAAGGACTTTCACAAGTTTTCACTGTGAATCGTAGTGACTTGTAGAACGGAAAGggctttctttgctttcttgcTTTGTCATGCTGTTGCTGTTTGATTAGGGCACTTGGGAACGAGCTTGCGCGAATATTACACTAATCCACCCTAACCACAAGTTTTCACTGTGAATCGCAGTGACTTGTAGGGCGGAATAAGATTGCTTTGCGTTCTTGCTTATCTTTAGCCATGCTGTTGCTTTTTGATTAGGGCAGTTGGGAACGAGCTTGCGCTTTCTTACATTAATCTATTTTGTTGAGCCTTCCCCTTCGCCTCTTTTGATTGCCTCATTTTTCTCGCGGGATTTCATTGCTCCGAAACCTcaaaacgcttgctatgcaggctactcTCGCAGGCCCACAAATAGCGGACGCCGAGAAGAAAACGAGAAGGAAGCCGGAAGGTGTGAGGCCAAAAGGTTTTTGCAAAAGATTACAAGGTCCAGTCTACTTTTTGCTTCTTAAATGGCGAGTAGAAGGCCATCTCCTGAACAAAAATGGCAGTTACTGAAGGATGAACCGTCCAATGCTAACCCAACAGCATTTGCCAGGAAATGTGCCAAGAATCCGATTCTTCACACATTTGCAGAGAGCCCGCGGGGCTCAGATGCATTGCCTGGACAAgtcctaaaaagaaaaaatattatgCAACCATCAAGTTTTTCATGAAGCATTACTCAAACGCCACAAATCTAAAACCACGATATTTTCGGCAAAGACGATTAACCAGCTTGTGGTTGGTTCTTCCTTGCTTTACAAGTGTAAGTTTTTTGTTCGAAGGTCAGTTCTTCAGCTGTGGCCTCTCTGCCTGGAAACAAGCATTTCCACACTCATATCATACGGGGAACGCAGAACCACTAAGGACCACTAAGTACACGTCTTACGActaaatcattattttatttcattccaCGCTATTTTTTAACTTACAGCTAAAAATCCTAAAGCATTAACCAAATGGCTGAGTACTGACTGACTACTGCTAAAACTATTATGGATCTTATAGTCATAAAAAGAGTTATAGTAAAAAGTTTTGGAAACAACGTTTTGACAGTGCGCACATCCTTAGTTTATGCTCTAATGTTTATTCttcaaaataaatataattttgaAGGATAAATGTTAGAACATAAACTAAAGATGTACTCAGTTAAGGCAAGCGGTTAACAAAATCAGGATCAATGTAACATTCTGAGAAACAGCCCACCTACCCTTCGACTAAGTCAACTTCTCCTTAAGGAAAAAATTCTGAGTGAAGGAAAGGGTTAGTGGAAAGATCCCTACAATCTTATATTGATCTGAAAAttcttaagcaacaacgacagcaGCGGCTACGAAAACGACACTTTGGGcatgtttacatgaaggtgggggaccccaggtaggcgaGGTAACCCGCtcaggtggggtaacccgcctgtccatataatctctcattttaatgtgatcacgtttacatgttaggtggggtgacccgccaaatGTTacttcacctacctggggtcccccacgttcatgtaaacaggcccttaaaaagtgaatttgcgctgcttcaaactttatcgcacttattccatctcgtttaattcgtcaaatgttggcaaatttttttggagttgaattctaaaggactgtatcaacgttcaggaaaagaaaaagaaagttgttgtcttatCTTGTGTTCTCGTCCTCGACAAAAACGTGAAAATAAGCACTGACGTTGTAGTCGCGAAACGACAgtagagaaatgtacaaaaaagcgtgattgCTGTCCCTGTCCGCACTCGGACGAGCGCGCGGTTCGCTATTCAAGCTCCAACCTAACCAATTTTCCTTCTTGTGTAACTGGGTGACAtggaataatcgcgaaaacGTTTTAAAGATGCGACGTGTTATTGGcatcgccgttgtcggatcgtaacgCCCTGAGTTTGCCTGTAAACTACAATAACTGCCACGTTTTTGGGACACCTGGAAAGCCCCTTAGTAATTACAAATCAAGGTTATATTGTATCgtttaaaaatctaaaaaatacaccgtattcacaaatggcggctGTCCTGGGACGAGTGATCGGCCAAACGTGGAaacgaggcgttggaggataacaCTTACAGATCATAGAAGAAGTTATAGGTAAACATGTCCGTTTTCCTTAACGAAGAAGATATTCCCGGGTCATCTTTAGCTGGAAGAAATCCAGCACAGCTGAAAAATGAAGAATTACGGTTTTGGCTTAAATGTAGAAACGATCCAGCAAAAGGACTTCGCACAAAAGCTCAACTCGTAAAGCGGTATGAAACCACCATCATCATTTTCGATTGTTGAATTGTCGCTTTTTCACTCTAAATTAAAGCTTATCTTTTTATATTATATGTTTCTTACATTTTTAGAGTTGAAGAATACATTAATCAGGGTAAGGATGGTTTTCTTGTCGACCCAGACCCGGATTTAATTTACACGAAACGAAAACTCGCAAAGCAAAATGAATCGGCTGCAACAAACACCGCCACAAACACTACCACAAGCTCTGTTATCACGTTTTCGACTGCtaataattttagttttcctCAGCATGGCTGGGGAattaatttagaaaaaatgcCACTTTTTACGAAAGCTGAGATGGATCGTTTCATCTCTAACAGCGGAAAGCGCTTGGGAAGCACTAATCATTCCGTCCCGACAAGCTGGAGAAAGGGAAAGACATTTTTGGAAGACGAATACCTTAAAAACATTGAATGTACCAGTGACGATAAACATTTCTATTTTCGCTGCAAGTGTCACCATTCCTTCAGAAAAAACGATGCCCCACATAACATTCAGCTGGCATTGTGTATTATAAAAGGTGAAGTTGTTCAGTCAACATGTTCTTGCGTGGCGGGGAAAACAGGTTATTGTAACCATGCTTTAGCCCTGATGCTTAAAATGTGCAAATATTCTCTGTACGAAAGCAAAAGCACGCTCGACTTGCATGATGACGCGGACCAAAATAGTAAAGAAGCTTGCACTTCAAAACTACAAACATGGCACCGAAAAGGGAGGGGAGATACTATTGTGCCCCAACCAGTTATGGATCtggttgtgaaaaaaacaaagctgGCGAACAATAATGAAACCCAAAAAGAGGGATTAAAGTGTCTTCTCTATGAAGCGAGAACAAATGACAGAGTACAGGAAGCAgaagaaacaaaattcaaagATACATTAAGAAGTATCAATCCAAAAATGGGGCTAGCGAACGTAGCAGCCAATCACAATGTGTTAACCGAAACTAAATTTGGTAATAGCCCAGTTGGTTCCTATGCAAGTTATCAGTTATCATTTACGGAATCAAATTTTGATGTCTCTATTAACATAGACGCTGTTCCCCGTAACATGCCTCGTAATCAACAAATAGAGCaatttccttccttccccttaCGAAAGCAAGGGGAAGGTGAGCGACGTGAACTTCCTGATGAGGAAAAtgaatttgtaaagaagttTAACCTCGATGAGGATGAAATCAACGCATTAGAGGCTGCGACGAGAGACCAAGCGAATAGCGAGTTGTGGAGGTCAGAACGTAAATACAGATTTACAGCGTCGAATTTTCACTTGATTTCTCACAGACAAAGAAATCACGAGACTTTCGCTAACACGCTTATGAACCCAAAACCCTTTACATCAAGACATACGAGACATGGAATTAAATACGAGCCCGAAGCAGTTCATGCCTATATGAAGTATATGAATGAGAGATCAATCCCGGTTGAGGTTTTCAAAAGCGGTCTGGTTGTGTACAAAAAGGAACCAGTACTGGCTTGCTCACCTGACGGAAAAGTTTTTGATGCAGGTTGCAGCAAGCCATTTGGCTTACTAGAAGTTAAATGTCCAGAAACGAAGTTTCTAGTAACTCCTTTGGATGCTTGTTCAGATGCCAGTTTTTGTTGTGAGAACATTGATGGGAATTGTAAATTGAA from Porites lutea chromosome 1, jaPorLute2.1, whole genome shotgun sequence encodes the following:
- the LOC140947937 gene encoding uncharacterized protein is translated as MSVFLNEEDIPGSSLAGRNPAQLKNEELRFWLKCRNDPAKGLRTKAQLVKRVEEYINQGKDGFLVDPDPDLIYTKRKLAKQNESAATNTATNTTTSSVITFSTANNFSFPQHGWGINLEKMPLFTKAEMDRFISNSGKRLGSTNHSVPTSWRKGKTFLEDEYLKNIECTSDDKHFYFRCKCHHSFRKNDAPHNIQLALCIIKGEVVQSTCSCVAGKTGYCNHALALMLKMCKYSLYESKSTLDLHDDADQNSKEACTSKLQTWHRKGRGDTIVPQPVMDLVVKKTKLANNNETQKEGLKCLLYEARTNDRVQEAEETKFKDTLRSINPKMGLANVAANHNVLTETKFGNSPVGSYASYQLSFTESNFDVSINIDAVPRNMPRNQQIEQFPSFPLRKQGEGERRELPDEENEFVKKFNLDEDEINALEAATRDQANSELWRSERKYRFTASNFHLISHRQRNHETFANTLMNPKPFTSRHTRHGIKYEPEAVHAYMKYMNERSIPVEVFKSGLVVYKKEPVLACSPDGKVFDAGCSKPFGLLEVKCPETKFLVTPLDACSDASFCCENIDGNCKLKVTHPYYAQIQGQMGITGAEWCDFVIFTKKGISIERVLFDPLYWQELERKLLYYYYEHFIKFAIVEAL